One window of Tenacibaculum maritimum NCIMB 2154 genomic DNA carries:
- a CDS encoding PAS domain-containing protein has product MKTPPKTKPIILNEEVKWDKTQTIISKTDVHGTILYANDVFLEASEYNAIELIGEPHNIIRHPDMPKVTFKILWDALKKGENFHAIVKNLTRTGRYYWVITDFTIDKDDDGNIIGYTGRRKAVPDSVVTRIEPLYKTLLEIEQQKGEKVSELYFKNYLKEEAGKDYDAFVVDLFQEEVQKNKSKIKKGLNWFFMGEYK; this is encoded by the coding sequence ATGAAAACGCCCCCCAAGACTAAACCTATCATTCTTAATGAAGAAGTAAAATGGGATAAAACCCAAACTATTATTAGTAAAACAGATGTACACGGAACTATTCTGTACGCGAACGATGTTTTTTTAGAGGCTTCTGAATACAATGCCATTGAACTTATTGGTGAACCTCATAATATCATACGCCACCCTGATATGCCAAAGGTGACTTTTAAAATATTATGGGATGCTTTGAAAAAAGGAGAGAACTTTCATGCCATAGTTAAAAATTTAACTCGCACAGGAAGGTATTACTGGGTTATTACTGACTTTACCATTGATAAGGACGACGATGGTAATATTATCGGTTATACTGGAAGAAGGAAAGCTGTTCCTGATAGCGTTGTCACTAGAATTGAACCTCTTTATAAAACTTTACTTGAAATTGAACAGCAAAAGGGTGAAAAAGTAAGTGAACTTTACTTTAAAAACTACCTAAAAGAAGAGGCTGGTAAAGATTACGATGCCTTTGTTGTTGATTTGTTCCAGGAAGAAGTTCAGAAAAACAAAAGTAAAATTAAAAAAGGATTGAATTGGTTTTTTATGGGTGAATATAAATAA
- the queG gene encoding tRNA epoxyqueuosine(34) reductase QueG, whose product MLKKEDYAQFIKEQAKRLGFLDCGIAKATFLEEEAFGLEQWLANGFHGEMHYMENHFDKRLDPRLLVDGAKSVISLSYNYYPPKVQKEDSYKISKYAYGEDYHQVIKTKLRELLSLIHDEIGEVSGRAFVDSAPVLERAWAKKTGLGWTGKNTLLIQKQQGSFFFLAELIIDLELAYDDPFVTDHCGRCTRCIDACPTNAILPNSTVDGSKCISYVTIELKDQIPASFKDKMEGWMFGCDICQDVCPWNRFSKAHSEPLFSPKEHLLEMTKRDWEEVTEETFRKVFKKSPVKRTKFSGLTRNIRFLKE is encoded by the coding sequence ATGTTGAAAAAAGAGGATTACGCTCAATTTATAAAAGAACAGGCAAAGCGTTTAGGTTTTTTAGACTGTGGAATTGCTAAAGCTACTTTTTTAGAAGAAGAAGCTTTTGGTTTGGAGCAATGGTTGGCAAATGGATTTCATGGAGAAATGCATTATATGGAAAATCATTTTGATAAACGGTTAGATCCTAGATTGTTGGTTGATGGAGCTAAATCTGTAATATCGCTTTCATATAATTATTATCCCCCAAAGGTTCAAAAAGAAGATTCTTATAAGATTTCAAAGTATGCTTATGGAGAAGATTATCATCAAGTAATAAAAACGAAATTAAGAGAGTTGCTTTCATTGATACATGATGAAATAGGAGAGGTGTCAGGAAGAGCTTTTGTGGATTCGGCTCCTGTTTTGGAGCGTGCTTGGGCAAAAAAAACAGGTTTGGGTTGGACGGGGAAGAATACTCTCTTAATTCAAAAGCAACAAGGGTCCTTTTTTTTTCTAGCGGAATTGATCATCGATTTAGAGTTGGCTTATGATGATCCGTTTGTTACTGATCATTGCGGAAGGTGTACAAGATGTATAGATGCATGCCCTACGAATGCCATTTTGCCTAATAGTACTGTAGATGGAAGCAAATGCATTTCGTATGTAACTATTGAACTAAAGGATCAGATACCTGCATCCTTTAAAGATAAGATGGAAGGGTGGATGTTCGGTTGTGATATTTGCCAAGATGTTTGCCCTTGGAACCGCTTTTCAAAAGCGCATTCAGAACCTTTGTTTTCGCCAAAAGAGCATTTATTGGAAATGACTAAAAGAGATTGGGAAGAAGTAACTGAGGAAACTTTTAGAAAGGTATTTAAGAAATCGCCAGTTAAAAGAACAAAGTTTTCAGGATTAACTAGAAATATTCGGTTTTTAAAAGAATAA